GGTTCGGAAGCATCGCCGGCGAGGCGCCGGCCGCTCGGCGCCACCTCGGCGCGACGCGCCCTCGCCGCCGGGATCGCAAGTCTGCATCGTACCTGTCGACGTGCTTGGCGCCTCCCCCTTGGAGGCGCCAGGCGCCCCGATGCTGGATATCCGGAGCATCTCGCTGGCACCGCGCTTGCCATTTCGATGACGACCGCCACGTCATGTCGCGGCGAGAAGGGCAACCGATGATCGCCTTGATCTCCCGCATCCTCGATGTATCCAACACGCTACGCGCTCTGAAACAGCGACGTGCGATCTGGGCGCGTCGGTCCCACGGCGAGAAGATATTGTTGCAGCGCTATGCCCGCCTGCATGGGACCCCGCTGAACGTGACGAATCCGCGGACCTTCACCGAGAAGCTGTTCTGCCGAATGATCGCGTGGAACCGAGGGCACGACCCCATCTTCACGCAACTCACCGACAAGTATGCGGCGAGGGACTATGTGCGCAGCCGGGTGGGCGAGCAGCCCCTGGTCGAGCTGCTCTGGCACGGGACCGATCCTCGCGCGATTCCGTTCGACGCGCTGCCGGCCTCGTACGTCGTCAAGACGAACCATGCGTGCGGGCAGGTCATCCTCGTCGAGGGAAAGGCCGACGACACCGAGATCGTCGACAAGGTGTCGGCCTGGCTGAAGAGCAATTTCTACTGGGTGCACCGAGAGCGGCAGTACTACGACATCGAGCCGCGCGTCATCGTGGAGGAGTATCTACGAAACCAGGACGGCAGCCGCCCTCTGAACTACAAGTTCTGGTGCTTCGGGGGAACGCCGGAGGTCATTCATGTCAGCAACTATGCCCACAACCTGAACTCCTTCTTCGACCCCCACTGGAATCTGCTCGATCTGCATTATCGGGAGGGTGTCGCCCGGCCCGCGATCCCCAGGCCGATCGACTTCGAGCGCATGATCCAGATCGCCTCGCAGCTGTCCGCCGGCTTCGATTTCGTGCGCGTGGATCTGTACAACCTCGACGGCCGAATCTGCTTCGGCGAGCTGACCTTTACCCCGATGGCCGGCGATCTGACGCTGCGGCCGGAGAGCTGGGACCTCGCGCTCGGCGAGAAATGGAAGATGGCGTCCACGGCTCACACCAGGAAGCGGACGTCGGAGCCGTACGTCGGATACGCGTAGATCACCTCCTTCATCTGCGCCGCCGGGATGCGCAGCCGAATGGCCATGGCGAACAGGTTGATCACCTCGTCGGCCTGCGGACCGAGCAGGTGCGCGCCGAGGATCCGGTCGGTGCCCTCCTCGACGAGCACCTTGGCCCCCGAGGTGGTCTCCCCGACCCGACGGGTGTGGAACCAGCCCGAGGTATCGTGCCGGCTCGTGCGGAACGCCAGGCCCGCGGCCCGGGCGGCCACCTCGGTGAGCCCGGCCGAGGCCAGCGGCGGCAACGTGAAGACCGCCGAGGCGATGCCCTCGTAGCTCGGGCGGCGCCGGTTGCCCTCCAGCAGGTTCGTGGTCAGGACGGCCGCGTCGTGGTCCGCCTTCGGGGTGAGCTGCGGCCCGCTGGCCGCCGCGTCGCCCCCGGCGTACACCGCGGGATTGGACACGCTCTGCAAGAACTCGTTGACGACGACGCCCCGCCTCTCGCGCTTCACCCCGGCCGCCTCCAGATCCAGATCGTCCAGCTGAGGCGCCCGGCCGGCGCCGTGCACGGCCAGGTCGGTCTCGAAGCGCATCTCCTCCCCGCTCCGCGTGCCCCGCACCACGAGGCGGCCGCCGTCGCGCTCGACGGCGCGCACCTCCACGCCCAACTCCACGCGGATGCCGAGCTCGCGCGTCCGCTTCACCAGCAGGTCGACCAGGTCGGGATCGAACGCTTCGAGCGGCCGCGCCCCCCGGTGGAGGATCGTCGCCTCGACGCCTGCTCGCGCCGCCACGTGGGCGAACTCGAACGAGATGAAGCCGCCGCCCACGAAGACGATCCGGGGTGGCAGGCGATCGAGGTCCAGGAACTGCTCGCTGGTGGTCAGCCGGTCTGCGCCCGGGAACCCGAGCGGGATCGGCATCGCCCCCGCCGCGATGAGCACCCGCCGGCCGGTGAGCCGATCCGCCCCGACCGCCAGGGTGGCGGGACCGACGAACCGGGCGCGGCCGTGGACCTGCTCGATGCCCGCGCTGGCCCACGCCTGCTCGGTGCGCTCGGTGGTGCCCCCGATCAGCGAGCGCTTGAAGCGTATCAGGGCGGCCCAGTCGAGGGTGAGCGAGCCCGCAGGCACGCCGTGGTCGGCCAGGTCCCGCGCGGCGTGCACCGCTTCGGCCGCGCCGACCAGGATCTTCTTGGGCACGCAGCCCCGGAGGGCGCAGGTGCCCCCGAAGGGACGCGAGTCCACCACCGCGACGCTCCACCCGGCCTCCCGGCACCGTGAGGCCACCGCCGCTGTCACGCCCGTTCCGACGACGACCAGATCGAACTGTCGGTCCATGAGTCATCCTCCCGCCGGCCCCGGCTGGTCCGCCCGGCGCCCTGTCGTCAGGATACGCCGCGATGAGATTGCGGTGGCGTAAAGCCGATGCGTTCGAGGCATTGCTGACCCCCGCAACGCATGAGCCCTTGACGGTGGCCGGGCCCGAGCGCGATTCTAGCGTCGAGCACAGGCCTGGCCGGATGGCCGCTTCCCTTTCCCAGCGAGCCGAGGTAACGCGCGATGGGAACGCTCGAGGCATTCGCCGAGATCGCCCCCTACCTCCAGAATCCGCTGGTACTGGTGGGTTTTGGGCTGCTGCTGGTCTTCAGCCTCTATCGTCGCGTGGCGCGAGCCGACACCCTGGCGGCAACGCGCCTGTCGCGTTACGCCTTCACGATCGCGGTGCTGCTCATTGTCCTGGGATTCAGCGCCGAGCTCCATCGACAGCATCAAGCCGTCCGGCTGGAAGAGCTCAAGAGCGCGGCGCGCGCCGGCTGGCAGGCCCAGTTCACCATGGAATGCCTGCGTCGCAATCCGGGGGCGTTCCCTCAGTGCGAGCAGTTTGCCGAGATCCACGGCAAACGGATCGATGAGGCGTTCGCCGTCATCGGACGGAAGATCGCCGACAAGACCCGCATCGAATCGGCGCTGACTCAGGCCAAGGAAGGAAAGCCGCAGGCGCTCGACGCGCTCCTCCAGGAAGCCGAAGACCGTGAGGCGGCCAAGGGACCCGCCGCCAATCGAGCGGCGGCCAAGATCGCCCGGCTGCGGGGCGGCCTCGCATTCGGACACGATCTTCCGAAAGCCACCGCGGCGTTTCGCCGATCCGTCGAGCGCGACCCGGCCGCCGACGAGGGCTGGCGCGGCCTGGGGTTCGCCCTGCTCATGACCGGCGACTCGGCGGGGGCGGAGGCCGCTTACCGCAAAGCCAGCGACCTGGCGCAAGGGACGGACGCCCGGGCCGAAGTCCATGCGGAGCTCGGCGGATTGTACCTCGTTCGTGGCGACGTCAATCGAGCGGAGCCCATGTGGC
This sequence is a window from Candidatus Methylomirabilota bacterium. Protein-coding genes within it:
- a CDS encoding NAD(P)/FAD-dependent oxidoreductase, with amino-acid sequence MDRQFDLVVVGTGVTAAVASRCREAGWSVAVVDSRPFGGTCALRGCVPKKILVGAAEAVHAARDLADHGVPAGSLTLDWAALIRFKRSLIGGTTERTEQAWASAGIEQVHGRARFVGPATLAVGADRLTGRRVLIAAGAMPIPLGFPGADRLTTSEQFLDLDRLPPRIVFVGGGFISFEFAHVAARAGVEATILHRGARPLEAFDPDLVDLLVKRTRELGIRVELGVEVRAVERDGGRLVVRGTRSGEEMRFETDLAVHGAGRAPQLDDLDLEAAGVKRERRGVVVNEFLQSVSNPAVYAGGDAAASGPQLTPKADHDAAVLTTNLLEGNRRRPSYEGIASAVFTLPPLASAGLTEVAARAAGLAFRTSRHDTSGWFHTRRVGETTSGAKVLVEEGTDRILGAHLLGPQADEVINLFAMAIRLRIPAAQMKEVIYAYPTYGSDVRFLV
- a CDS encoding ATP-grasp fold amidoligase family protein; the encoded protein is MIALISRILDVSNTLRALKQRRAIWARRSHGEKILLQRYARLHGTPLNVTNPRTFTEKLFCRMIAWNRGHDPIFTQLTDKYAARDYVRSRVGEQPLVELLWHGTDPRAIPFDALPASYVVKTNHACGQVILVEGKADDTEIVDKVSAWLKSNFYWVHRERQYYDIEPRVIVEEYLRNQDGSRPLNYKFWCFGGTPEVIHVSNYAHNLNSFFDPHWNLLDLHYREGVARPAIPRPIDFERMIQIASQLSAGFDFVRVDLYNLDGRICFGELTFTPMAGDLTLRPESWDLALGEKWKMASTAHTRKRTSEPYVGYA